The DNA segment gaaaggagAAACTACGCTTATTTCAATGAACTTTCTCAATTATAAATTCTTTGAATATTTTTGTCTCCTGTCAAATAATGTATATATACTTTATTTTATCACAATAgtttttttaaatctattaaTTAACTACGCTTGAATTCTCATTTAGATTTACCTAATTTTTATGTCaagtacttaaataaatatttttgaaaatattatgtacatttattttaatcACTTCATTTTTGCAAATGTTTTCATTCAAATAATAAATTCTGTCATTATCTACGCTATATAATTAAAATGGAGCAAAACTTTAGACTAAAGggtacatttttttaaaaatatatatattattctaCATATTTCTTATATAAGCATAATATATTTTAGGAAAAAATGTTATTTTCCTGTAAGTTgggttgttttgatttttttgcacATAAATTGTTAAAGTTTGGATTTCATCCTAaaagttgttgttgtttttgttttggcTTTTTTGGTTACCCAAAATTACTAAATACACTAGAGATTGCTTATTTGACATCGATGCTCTTTTACGTCTCTAATGTTATAAAAATAAAGCTTACGtttcaaattaaaaattttatctaatgGTCATTCACGTTCTCACATTTCAGTTTCAGTCCCGTGTGCTTTGATTTTAAGCAATTTTAGTCTATTTTCGTTGAAAATATTGGTGTTACAATGTACACGctagctccacatcagcactgcattgaTGATGTAATAGCGTCACATTCgagaaatgactaaaattgctaaaaaaaaaaaaaaaaagaagaagaagaagaagaagaagaagaagaagaagaaaagatagaaaactaaaaccgaAATCTTACAGCATAAAAGACCGAAATCACAAATTGACAAATTTAAgggattaaaaatgaaaatttcccaaacaaaaataagggaaacaacaaattttttccctcctattttgatgttttgaggatcattttgctttatttttctcattttttttaccCAGATAAATTTTAATGTATGTAACATAAACTTTATTTCAACACACGTGCTATGTAGGAAACCACCAGTTTCAAATAAACCATATTTTATAGATATAGAGGTTTTATacaaaaaaaagacaaaaaactaaaatttattttataaaaaccaTATTTTGATAAGCCACATAACTAAAAGTCAAAATATGCTAACTTACAagactaaaattgtaaattttttgTATCTTTCGTTTTTGAGTTTATTTCCCTTATGTTTAATTTTGAAACTTAATAAAGTacctataataaatattatggttTTTCAGTTATTGGTTTTATATCGTTTTGTTTagtttgaaaataatatttatgacCATTGTCGATCAGATATCTGTAATATTTatgttaatatataattttagatTCATCACGTGCATCGCACGTGTACGTACCTTCgtagtacatatatatatgagttctttTAGGGTGTCTAACACTATGCATgtgcccacttcatgcccaccatgtacaatagatgagttgattTGTACATGGTGGGTATGAAGTGAGCATATAATGTTGAGCACcataaaaaaactatatatatatatatatatatatatatatatatatatatatatatatatatatatatatatatagaaattttcagctgcccaaccaatgatattcaactcgtccccgacaactaaagcccggtagtgggttttagtgatacggattttttttaaaaaaaacaactaaaacccgatagtgggttttagtggtcgaaGACGAGTTGGGCATGAATGATTGGGCATCTGAAAATTactctacatatatatatatattagggaAGAAATGTGGCCGtccgaaaatttttttaataacacTAATACTATATAAGAATTTTTTGTTTctagtatatataatatttggcccacaaattttaaatgaatacAATAAGTTTGGCGCTTAGACTCAAGTTCTGACTGTTCCAGATCTCTAGATCATAATTTTTTCCCCTCACTATATTTCTCACACTAAATAAAAAATCTTCCTCTTttgataatataataattttaattttgagtattctatttattttttaattattttatttttgttattgaaaGTTACATACAACTTAACATATAACAATTATTTTCGTTACTTAACATACGATCTCTCCTGTATCCGcccatacacacatatatatatactagaaaGGTGTACATGCATTGCACGTAGAACAGCTTATTGATGAAAACATTTAAACATATGTATgaaattaaaatcatatttaaagaTGTTTGAAGAATGACATATCTAGGAGAACTTGtcaattgatgagacaaatcaTATCCCAAAAATAAAGAAATCATCGTCATAAGCGATATATGAATCAGAGACGACGTTCTTTTATCCACATGACTCATTTTACAATCCAATTCTAGCTTGATTTTGACGACCGACAATTCATTGTGTACTTCGGTATAATCACGAAGTACTTCAACATCTATTCTGTCTTTCTCTCCATTAATCCTACTCCGAGACACGTTTCTCTGACATATATTCTCGTAACCATCATCACTTTTTTCGGCATTGTTTTTATCCGATGATCACCCGAGAAACACAAATTTACATTCTTTTAAGGTTAACCTCTCAATTAGATATTGTTAATCAAATGCatgcaatattttttttatgtacaTATTTCCTCTCTATATATCTATTCTATTATTGATTTCAAAAACATACTCTACTTGATATTTTGAGCGTTTACCCGCATACCATGGGAAACATAATGTTGTCACTATTTAAATATGTTTTTTATAACTATTTCCTTATTCTACgaaatttgaaatatgttttaatatattatttacgAATTAAATTATAACTTTGCTACTCATCTTGAAGTAAATTTTCTGTAACGCTTAGTTCATATCagtcaattaaaaaaattccatcAATTTAGAAAATGTTAATGTTGTGAcataaaatattgaactaaattACATGATATCCAACCGTACTTATTTCTTATTGATCTCTATCTAACATATACataatttattgtttaattacgGGTGATTGAATAATCTAGAATTTTAGCCACATAAAAATTTCATTGCTTGCAGAATATCTTTAACTTACTGACTTATGTGTACTTGTCTTCTCTGTGTTACTTCTCAAGTTCAAGGTTTAGATCCAACCTCAAATTTCTTTAAGCAGGATGATTTCTATAAGTTCAAGTTTTAtcaatcttgatctcccatcgGCTCTCAAGAATTAATAGACATTCGACATGCCTCAATAGTTATCCATTTCAAGCCTTGTTTCACATATTTTTGGATTATATGATTCATTATcatgattttaataaattataatgTCACTCAATCATGTCATTGAAAACTTCAATTATGAAAACATATAGGTAAGTCCATCATTGATAACCAATTTCTTGACCCTGCATGATTACTTTAGCCTAGTCTCATTTCACAAATCCTTACCCTTATTTTCCACTTAGATAGATTAGATTAGACCTAAACATGCTAACGAGTCTTCATGATCTGAGAGACCTAAAAATTATGGTTCCAAAAGTTAGTCCCCATGTTATCTGTGGTGACATCCATTGTTCCAAAATCCCAAGTGTATACATGTTTTTCTATTGCACCAGTTTCAGTTGTTAACCTCAAATTCTTAAGCAAAAGATTTCCTAAATATGTACGTACGTGTAAGAATTCTACGAACATCCTTTAacggaaattaaaaaaaaaatcattcctAGTTTGCTTCAATCCTCACCTAGGCTTTGGTTGAATTTCCATTTCCCTTGGTATGAATTTGTTTGTCGATTTTGCTACTATGATGCTCTTCTTCCTTTGGTTTCACTGCCACAACTTGACTCTAATACATCTTAGAGATgttgatttgaataaataagAGATTGGATTCGATTATATTGATAATTAAATCCGAAACACCTATACTCTGCAACACCTACATACGTCGgtgtcatgcacacatatacCCTGCaacacatatataatatatatgtcgGTGTAATGCCTTACCAGTTCAATTTTCTCCTAACACGTCTTAGCTAATATTCTAATCAAACTGGATTGAAATTCCAGTTTTTATTTGGTTATATATGAAGAGTGAAATTTTTTCAGGACACACGACACCACAAAAAGTAGGTAAAACCTATGAAAAAACCTATTAACCACACTTTGACATCACAAAATAACACAGTAGAACAAAGTTTAACAATCAGACCTGAGAATGGACCCATCTGTcgttaaaaaaaggaaaaaatatagggaaaattgcttttttggtcatttatgtttgtcactttgcgatttcagtcctttatattttcagatttcagttttagtccgatatctttatttttttttggcaatttttgtcctttttccgacgtggcgctgacgtggcaccaattcaatgctgacgtgtacagtgccacgtaagcattttttaataaaaagaaccgaaattgccaaaaatcaaaacatacaggactaaaactgaaatgtgaaaacatagaggaccaaaatcgcaaagtgacaaacatacatgattaaatttgcaattttcccaaaaatatataatagATGTTATACAAACAATAACAAGAACATAGTAAAACGAAATGgacaaatattgataaaaaaccaaaccaaaccaaaaaaaataaaaaaaaaaaaaaaaaaaaagacagatGCACACACGACACTTGAAACCACAAAACAACATATATTAATTAAGATGagataagaaaaaataaaaaataaaaataaaaacaccaaAACAATCAAGATTATCCATCATAACAGAAACTCGACGCATGGAAAAGAAAACAAGGAAATTAGATACACGAACAAACAATAATAACGACCAAGTAAAATGAAGTGACCAAATATATACTTAAAAAAAGATTTGAAAAAATAACCTATAAGAGCTATGATCCTTCGATGTTTTAATGAATTCATTAGTCTCAACTTCATCATGTTGATGGTGCGTTAGGTTGAAGTAACCAATATCTCTTTCGTTATACCAAGCACATCGGCATCGACCTTTTTCCGTGTTTCTTTTCCTTGCCCAATGCTAGGTATAAGATATAAGAGGGGTGTAAAAAAATGAACAAAACAATGTTATAAGCAAATTATCAAACACGTAGTGAGCACCCGGAGCGCAGAAATGGGACAAACAACCCATCTAAAAAGAACAACCACCTGGCTAGAAACAGAAACATGAAACAAAGAAAATGAAGAAGTTAGCatataagataagataagatgGTTAGTAAATGAACGTAAAACAAGGAAAAAGAAGGatgtaaataaaatatatatatatatgttagtgGGATTTTTCTTCAATGGAAACCATGGATGCGATTGTTTTTCTTAGTGTTGAATTTATTTTAGGGGCTGTCATGTAGAGAAACCGTTTTCCTTTACAAGATGCTTTAAAACGGAAAGTTGGACCCTACCCATGGATATTATCCCATGGAGTAAATGACACTCCTTAATTAGTTTTAATTATGTGGACCACACTCAATCATGTAGGGTTCACATGATTTgaactaataaaatattttcacatACTTTATGAGATAAGGTCGAATTTTTTCTTTAAAACCATGGTGAAGTTGGTTAAGATGAAGAAGATAAAATATTGCCTTGGTGGCTTTTGAATTGTGGTTGGAGAAGACAATCGGTCATCTAAATCATTATGATGACAATGATGACCAATAGTAATGTAGTAAATGTGATTAAATAAAACTATATGACAAACACTACCCCTAATTTTGGTATTTGAAGAAACAACACAAATCAGGACAACAAAGAAGACAATATCACAATtcaaaactcatatatttataataggGGTATATATTTTAGGATTGAAAATCATTCAAGcatattttcatataaaaaaaattaattatgactttaaaatctaaaatttattgCCTATTATTTATCACTTCaaactttattttatttctataataataattatttgatAACTCTGTGTGGCTCTATATATAATTTTACAAGGGAATTTTACAGATTGGATTAATAGAATTTCTAGGGGAATGACATTGGATCAGAATCTCTAGTCATAAAAGGGCTCTATTCAAATATATGTAGGAAAACAGTAATGTTTGAAGTACCCAACATCAAATCCAAATTCACTGGAAACAACATATATAAGAGTGTAATTAAccataatatttgtaatcataaCTTATACATAGAAGAATTTTTCCCCTTCCTGTCAAGGGATCTGTCGATGCTATCCCACCCGGATAGCGTCCGGAAGGGATATGGACGGCCCGAATCTTTTTGCAGGTCAAATCAATGATGATCCGAGCTCTTCGATCTAGTGTCCTGAAGCCAACATCGACAGATCCCCTATCAAGATTCAAGTGTAAAAGTATCCCATGCTATATCCTCAAAAGCTAAGTTTGTTGCTTATATTTGATGCAAACCTGCAACAGCTGCTCCGCTGCTTGATCCATGTACTCTTCTTCTTCATGTTTCATCTTCTCACTCAATTCCTTCGCCCTCAGCCTCAACTTTTCGCCACTCGGCTCCGCAATAACCTTATTTATCGCGTCCGCAAACTCATCTCCCCTGAAATTTCCATCCTCATCTCTTGCAACCTCAACACCAACACCAGCCTCTACCAGAAGCCTAGCATTCAGAGGCTGGTCGAGTTTCAATGGTATGGCGATAACCGGCACGCCGAAATAAGAGCTTTCGATTGTAGAACTCATCCCACAGTGACTCACAAAAGCGCCTACACTATTGTGTGCCAAGATTTTAGCTTGTGGCGCCCATCCCTGCACAATCATGCCTCTTTTCTTAACTATATCCAGAAACACCTTCGGCATTGCCTCTTCGATGTTCATCGTCTTTCCGAGAGGAGATCTTACGACCCATATGAAGTTAACGTTGCAAAGCTCCAACCCTTTTGCTATCTCCTCCATTTGATCTTTAGACAAGTAGTTTTCACTGCCAAAAGAAATGAACACCGTCGAAAGCTCGGGTTTGCTACTTAGCCATTCCATGATCTCTGAACAATTTTCATCCTTGTTAGATTGTGTAATGAGAGGACCAGCTGGTAAAACGTTTTTCTTGCACAGAGCAGACAAATAATCCACATACTTCCCTTCAATTCCCCTGCATGTCTTCATCAAAATGATGTCATAAGATAGTTCAAAGTGGCCAAACAGTGAATTCTTGTCTTTCTCATCTCTTTCAATTCTAGCAATCGTAGCCTGCACCGCCCTCCTTTCGAAGTCTTGAAGGTACATCGCCGGATAAGGGAAGGCCGAATCTTTAACGAAGAAGTTATGATAAAAGAATGAATAAGCCGCAGCCCCCGTGGTGGCGAAATGGATTGCCGGAATGTTCATTGACGAGGCAATTTCGGCAGCCCACGGTTGGAAAACGTCGTATATCAACGAGTCCGGCTTCAGATGGGTGATGATATCAGTGAAGCTGGAGATGGACATTTGAAAGGCCTTGGAAAGCGTTGGCATGAGATTCGGGGGCACGTTTTTCGTCGTGTGGAAGTGCGGAGGAAGATCGGGGAAGGATGGTAATCGAAGTTCAACTAGTTGGATTGAATCAGAATATTGTTGTTGAATTGAGTTTTTGATTGAATCAAGGTTGATTGCTGTGGAACAGAAGTATACGTGGAAGTTCTTGTTTGCAAGATTCTTGGATAGTTGAAGATATGGGAATACATGGCCATGTGCAATCCATGGAAACATAAGGATACTGAGTTTGTTTCCATTTTTCATCTCCATTAATAATGGGAATTACCTTTTGCTCTGCAATTCGAGGTCTGAATTTTGATCTTGTTTATAGCGAGTCaagagaaatatatatatatagttctttttTCGTTTTTGGACAGATGTAATTTGCACAAACATCTAACTCTGCAAACCAAAAATGTTGAAATCCgttaatattattttgttccacattaattgaaataaaatagaATTTCTCAGGACTCGCGTCGTTTATAGTTTATTGTTTTTCGCCTGCATGATTACGTATCAGACTTCACTACTATTTGATTATTCAAGGTAGAAGATTTAAACAAATGGCGCTAGCTGTTTGATTTGTCTTATATCAATGAATGGGGAAGATTGAACAAatctgatttaatattttttaaaactaagTGGTTGGATTTGAATATTGATTTTGAAAGCATAAtccattatttattttattttatctaacACACACTTATAAATATACCACTTTGAATTCTGAATtctctttttgttttgttttgttttttttataagttAGGAAATTTTTTTCTTTAGAGGTTTTCTAAAAATTTCGCATATTCTGATGAATATGTGACAATTAATATACATTaactaatattttattatctttatattttcaaattatattattatcttgAATTATATTCTATTGATAAATAAcacaaattttaatatttaaataaaataaattgaatcttttttattttcattagaaatatattataaattaatacATACTATTTATCtgtacatttaaaaaaaaaaatttaatgaattTTCTAATAAATTTTAGATGcactaattaatattaatataataattaattgagCGATATTTGTAATACATTTTTTGTATTTCACTACTCTAATAGTGACTTTTCTTTTGgattattttaggaaattttaaaCGGAACAACATCAATTAAAAATATAGTGGCATTAGTTTAattggttttgaaatatttttcattggtcACAATATTGTTAtgctatatttaattttttaaaaattattacatATATTGTGTGTGTATTATGTGAACTTATGGCCatatttgttattatttatgattttatgacTAAAATCTTAAAGGTAAATTTTACTGTCCTTTGAAATATGGAATACCTGTAGTTATGATTATGGGGTGTGActgagttttttaaaaaaattacagttattgttgggttgtgaaacacaataatttttattttgatgataacaaaacttgtgtTTTTAAATTTAAGATGGAAGCTAAAACTCAAATTTAGCTAAATTGATTTTCTAGCGAGTTCCAGTGTTTCGATGATATCTCATGGCTTATTGCTCAATTGCTACAGTACCCAAACAGCTCCAAGATCAGTTTCGCACCAAACTTCAGTTGATCCCCAACATCAGTTGAGCACCTGAGCTCCAATATCAGTTAATATCAAAGATCAGTTTAGTACTCCAAAAGCAGTACATAATTTTTTAAAGGCTCCATTTATGTGTCTAACGGCCATATGCAGGAACGTATATTCATTGGGGAGCAAAAGTGGGCTGCAGACCCGCAGTTGTTTTTTAGcccaattattatattatattatatatatatatatgtatatatatatatatatatatatatattctatcaATTTTTTAATGTTAGTGCAAAACCAATCATAAATTGAAGCCTTTAAATTATTTGCGTGCGTTAAAAGCCCAACAATCCAAATCCCTACAAATTACACAACATATACAATTGACCTCACTATTGCAATTCTGAAAACTACAGTCAATTCAACTGGCAATCTCATgataacaattttaaatttgcAGGTatgattttcttttaaaaaatttatctatTGAGTTCGAATATTATATGCCCGCCCtgggttttttttatatataattttaaaaaatatatattttgcacAAATAATGCCGGCAAAACACTCATGCCAACAGCGGACCCTGTATTTTAATGCAGGGTCCGCTTGCTGCATAAACGGACGCTGCCAAAGCAGCGTCCGCTTCTGCAAAAAGCGGACGCTGCTTTTGGCAGCGTCGGCTCCTGCAAAAAGCGGACGCTGCCTTGGCAGCGTCCGCTTTGTTATTTTGCATCACGGGCGAAATTAAACGTCCATGATGCAAAATTATTGCGATTGTGATAATAAATAGGCATGCTGTGTGTTGCTCTCATTATTATGCACCGAAAGCATCTCATTTTTATTTTGCTGGAGAAGAGCCGAAGCTTTTCTTCCCTTTCCTTAAAtgctttctttttttattttatagaagAAGCACcgaagcttttttttttttttgagcaaCACCGAAACTTTTTGAAATCTTCTCTGCGTTGTTTCTGAATTAGGTACGTTCGTAATGTTATCGTTTTAAttctttatatatttttcatgcaaaataatttctttaaaaaattgTGTTATTATTCATATGAATTTTtgttcatattgtttttgcaggTAAATTTGATATTAAACGTGAAATAACATAGAGGTacgtattaatattattataacaaatattaagttttgtgaatattttaaataattttattattcatgTTTTTTAAGTTAAATGTTGACTATAGTTTGTTGGTTatgttaatatattatatttttatattatataatattttggttAATCCTTCACGCTCTATAATTGTACTATTTATTTGATTGCCCTTGTTTTTAGTAAGTTCGTCAATAGTATTAATTCCTAAATTAAGTTACTTAAAATATTAAACATTTATAATTATCGTTCAATTTGTGATATTAcgtaaataaaaattcaagatAGATAGTAATAGTATGTTACTATGTTTAACTTAACTAATTATTGGTTTTTTAatcttaattaatatattattttatttatttacgatTATTTGAAACAAGATATGTTACTTTTAGCTAATTCTAACGTTTGAAATATGTTATTTAATCtctaattatttttcattatacttttacatatataaatatatatat comes from the Henckelia pumila isolate YLH828 chromosome 1, ASM3356847v2, whole genome shotgun sequence genome and includes:
- the LOC140876076 gene encoding mogroside IIIx synthase-like translates to MEMKNGNKLSILMFPWIAHGHVFPYLQLSKNLANKNFHVYFCSTAINLDSIKNSIQQQYSDSIQLVELRLPSFPDLPPHFHTTKNVPPNLMPTLSKAFQMSISSFTDIITHLKPDSLIYDVFQPWAAEIASSMNIPAIHFATTGAAAYSFFYHNFFVKDSAFPYPAMYLQDFERRAVQATIARIERDEKDKNSLFGHFELSYDIILMKTCRGIEGKYVDYLSALCKKNVLPAGPLITQSNKDENCSEIMEWLSSKPELSTVFISFGSENYLSKDQMEEIAKGLELCNVNFIWVVRSPLGKTMNIEEAMPKVFLDIVKKRGMIVQGWAPQAKILAHNSVGAFVSHCGMSSTIESSYFGVPVIAIPLKLDQPLNARLLVEAGVGVEVARDEDGNFRGDEFADAINKVIAEPSGEKLRLRAKELSEKMKHEEEEYMDQAAEQLLQDTRSKSSDHH